The following coding sequences lie in one Carassius gibelio isolate Cgi1373 ecotype wild population from Czech Republic chromosome A17, carGib1.2-hapl.c, whole genome shotgun sequence genomic window:
- the LOC128031666 gene encoding transmembrane protein 26, protein MILVKFVCAIITRSLFILVSLIGVWRVKTVKNNNMYWLLTILYLPLVVEMIFTLKRRKGKDYKWFSPAILLFLISIIPSIWILELHHQENKASDPQCRKLDSWDNVKSILPSNNTMGNETLKHLERMLTSVCANDWILGLHQVLLILLIIGKWLLPLGGVTRDELSQLLLIFVGTAADILEFTSETLSDVKENSHQLVYIILAVWTWSMLQFPLHLAVVTSRPQNSDEPDGGNGCCNIVFLRHSTDIWNIVESLFIQDGPFLVVRLIVMIYFDVFHQMLVFFAIKNFLVVILNLYRLIVICQVFKPPPQSPPPPSSSSTSPPV, encoded by the exons ATGATTTTAGTTAAATTCGTGTGCGCGATCATAACTAGGTCGTTATTCATTTTGGTCTCTCTAATCGGCGTCTGGAGAGTAAAAACGGTGAAAAATAACAACATGTACTGGTTACTGACTATTCTTTACCTCCCTTTGGTCGTGGAGATGATCTTCACTTTAAAACGAAGGAAAGGGAAAGACTACAAATG GTTTTCTCCAGCAATCCTGCTCTTCCTCATCAGCATTATTCCGTCCATATGGATTCTAGAGTTACATCATCAGGAGAACAAAGCCAGTGACCCGCAG TGTAGGAAACTGGACTCTTGGGACAATGTCAAGAGCATATTGCCTTCAAACAACACAATGGGTAACGAAACACTAAAG CACTTGGAGCGCATGCTCACCTCGGTGTGTGCGAATGACTGGATCCTTGGTCTTCATCAGGTTCTGCTGATTCTTCTCATCATTGGAAAGTGGCTCCTCCCATTAGGAGGAGTGACGCGTGACGAGCTGTCTCAGCTTTTACTCATCTTTGTTGGCACGGCGGCAGACATTCTAGAATTTACCAGTGAAACACTCTCTGATGTCAA GGAGAACAGCCATCAGCTGGTGTATATAATCTTGGCAGTGTGGACATGGAGTATGTTGCAGTTTCCTCTTCACCTGGCAG TTGTGACATCCCGGCCACAGAACTCAGATGAGCCTGATGGTGGAAACGGCTGTTGTAACATTGTCTTTTTAAGACACAGTACAGACATTTGGAACATCGTGGAGAGTTTGTTTATCCAGGATGGGCCCTTTCTTGTGGTACGTCTCATTGTGATGATATACTTTGATGTGTTCCATCAGATGTTGGTCTTCTTTGCTATTAAGAACTTTCTAGTGGTCATCCTCAACCTCTACAGACTGATAGTTATCTGTCAAGTCTTTAAACCACCACCAcaatcaccaccaccaccatcatcatcatctacctCTCCCCCAGTATga
- the LOC128031669 gene encoding cyclin-dependent kinase 1-like, translating to MDDYLKIEKIGEGTYGVVYKGRNKTTGQVVAMKKIRLESEEEGVPSTAVREISLLKELQHPNVVRLLDVLMQESKLYLVFEFLSMDLKKYLDSIPSGQFMEPMLVKSYLYQILEGILFCHCRRVLHRDLKPQNLLIDNKGVIKLADFGLARAFGVPVRVYTHEVVTLWYRAPEVLLGASRYSTPVDVWSIGTIFAELATKKPLFHGDSEIDQLFRIFRTLGTPNNEVWPDVESLPDYKNSFPKWKSGNLASTVKNLDKNGIDLLTKMLIYDPPKRISARQAMTHPYFDDLDKSTLPASNLKI from the exons GTACATATGGTGTGGTTTATAAGGGACGGAATAAAACCACCGgacaggtggttgctatgaagaAGATCCGCCTGGAGAGTGAGGAGGAGGGGGTCCCCAGCACCGCTGTCAGAGAGATCTCCCTCCTCAAGGAGCTCCAGCACCCCAACGTTGTACG TCTGCTGGATGTATTGATGCAGGAGTCAAAGTTATACCTGGTGTTTGAGTTTCTGTCCATGGATCTGAAGAAGTATTTGGACTCCATCCCATCAGGCCAGTTCATGGAGCCCATGCTGGTCAAG AGTTACCTGTATCAGATCCTTGAGGGGATTCTGTTCTGCCACTGTCGCAGGGTTCTGCATCGTGACCTCAAGCCCCAGAACCTGCTGATTGATAATAAAGGTGTGATTAAGCTTGCAGACTTTGGGCTGGCACGTGCCTTTGGAGTCCCGGTCAGAGTGTACACACATGAG GTGGTCACTCTGTGGTACAGAGCTCCAGAAGTCTTGCTGGGAGCCTCACGTTATTCCACACCCGTAGACGTCTGGAGTATTGGTACCATCTTTGCTGAACTTGCTACCAAGAAACCGCTCTTCCATGGAGACTCAGAAATAGACCAGCTCTTCAGGATCTTCAG GACTCTAGGAACCCCTAACAATGAGGTCTGGCCAGATGTTGAGTCACTCCCGGATTATAAGAATAGCTTCCCAAAGTGGAAATCTGGGAATCTGGCCAGCACTGTGAAAAACCTGGACAAGAACGGCATTGACCTGCTCACG AAAATGCTGATTTATGACCCTCCAAAGCGGATCTCAGCACGGCAAGCAATGACACATCCATATTTTGATGATTTAGACAAAAGCACTCTTCCAGCCAGTAACCTCAAGATATAG